The DNA sequence TAATGGACTGACCGCCATGCAAATGATTCGTGGAGCTCTGAGATGAGGTTTGGGGATGGCGATGGAAGTCCATGAATTTTCGGTGAAACGGTGTCGCGCGGCGGTGCAGAGGTGGTGGTGAGGCCACTCATTGCCGCCGTGGGGAAGAAAAGCGCAGCGGCTCTTCTTGACCTTCTCCGGGAGAGGCACGATCAACTGCTCCGCGAGCGGCGGAGGAGATGGAGCACTGTAACGCTGCGGTGCTGACCCGGAGGAGAGCACCAGCCACTGCTCGGTCGTCGAACACCGTAGGGGCTGGGGTTGAGTAGGGAAGAGCTGGATGGtgcccgggggggggggggggggagttagATTTGGTTCTGAGACGGTAAGTGAAGGAGAAGAGATGTTTCTGGGGTTTcaaccagatttttttttttttaatggacaagtgtcttttttttattgggtGTGGTTAGCGTGGgctgaccagccctggtcagCGAAGTTCTTTCCACAATCAAATCTattctaaaaaagaaaagaaaaaaagaacaatcaCATTATTTTCTTGATTCAATAGAAGCCAAAAAAGGTGAAATAAATAGGATACTGATCCTCTCCTTGGCTAATTTTAGCCTCGATTATCCTTGACTTCTAATCTCATCCTTCCTTTAAAATTCGACGGTCATTAGTCAACCACCTTAGCAGctgatcatttttctttttttgaaaggtaGCAGCTGATCATTAAATTAATTACCCTAAAATTGGAGTTTGAAGGGTGACGACCgtctattttcttttctcttccgtTATCTCCTCAGTTCCTcagttcatcttcttcttctcattctttctttctgcccGTTTCCTTAAACTTTTCAATCTTCCTTGGCCTTTTCTAATctgtttaattttaattttctaatggAAATGTGTTTCAACATAATGAGTCTTAGTTGTTATGATTTTCTATGAATTCTCAGCATTGCTGGTTTCTTATGGTTTGAATTTTCTATTGGAACTTTCTTTCAACCCAGTAATCCTCATCGATTTTCCAGATTTTCTAGCATTGCTGGTTTCTTACGGTTGAGGTTCTTATGACTTGAGTTTTCTTTCGAACCCATATGAATTTTTCTCAAAACTTGAATCTCATATCCAAGATCAATTCAACCCAAAGATCTGCCCCTATGGTTAAGTTTATTAATTGATATGTTAGTTTGCAACATTGGGCTTTGAACTGCAAGTTGAATTCTCCATTTTGTATTGGCTTTGGGGATTTGGGATATGGGATTGAAGGAAAAACATAACCAAAACGTGCTGGCCTTCCAATTGCATTGAAGGCGATTGCAGGGGAACTCGGAGATAATCATGAATCTGAGATGGGTTTTGAAGATTCATGGATCGAGTCCATGGATAGCCCATAAACTCTGCTTTGCTAGTGGTTGAGACACTGATTTGTGAGACGACGTAATAGAAGAAAAGACAACCATCGTTAGTGAATATTTTCATTTATTAAGTTTATGTGCTGAGCTGGATGAAATTTTAAATGAAATGATAAGATTTTAAATGAAATGATAAGATTAGAAGTCAAGAATAAACGATCAAAtctattctcagaaaaaaaacaaaaaatgaacaaTCAAACCGATTTCTTGATTAATGAGATGTCATCCAAAAATAATGAGAGCTATGAAAAAACAAGCAAGTACTATTACTATTACACCTATTCCTAGTCCTAATCCTAAATGAAATGTAACGACCGATGGATCCATAAATACTTGTGTAGGCCGGCTGTGTTATTATGTGAATAATATGCTTTATTGTATGCTGTGGCACGGCGGTAAAGGACTCAATCGTTATTGACTGTGAACCCAGATTCCCTTGCAGACAACAGTAGCACATTGCAGCAcaatgagcagaatataatacAAACAACAGACCAATTGCAGTGAATTTCCCGCATTCATGGGCGGGAATGACGCCACCACCATGTAAGACGACAAAGCAAAACTTGATGATTCATGAAAGAGAAGCATCTTTGCACATTTGGACCCTTCCATCACGTTCACACCATATTGGTCCTACTACTGCTACTGTCTTCCAGCCCCCCATTTtcaacacacacaaatattgGTAGAAACTAATCAATCAAATATTCTCCGCCCTTTTTTTGGGCTTCGTCAATCCCTAAATATTTCCTGACATGCTACCCTTATTTACAGGTTGTTTCCTTATCCCCCCCCCAGTTTGTACCCAACACATTAATTAAACCTCTTtcttatgtttttgtttttgtttttctttgtttacttGAAAATTCCTTGCTTTAGCTTTGATGGGTCTCCGGAATTTTGTGTATCTTGGAATGGGAATTGGCAATTTCTCACTCTTGTGAGTTTCTTTGAAGTGGGTATTGTCTGCATATTTCATTTTCACAGTTGCTTGTCTGTTATTGTTGTGGCGTGAAAATGTGGACTTGGTAGGTGCATATCAAGCTAGTATTGGAGCTGTGTGTTTTAAGTTACTGAACAACAAAACACAGTCTCCAAAGCTTCTGTCTTTTTGAAACTATTCAAATGTTTATTTTATTGCACACCTTTAGTACATCGCTTTTTTGTTGGTTGAGGATTAGATCAAACCAGGAGTGAATTCTAAGCAAAGGTGAGAGAGTAAATTACCAGAAAGTTATCTTTTTCGGTCCAGCAGTTTTGATTGATCTTTTGGGCCCCTCtgaattttcttttcaatttgtttaGAAACCCAGACTTTCCCAGTACAAACCAACCACATTTATTAGGATTGATTAGAACCTTTTCCCAGATTGCGATGCGCAGATATCACTTGATTCTCAAGCAAATGCAGGTGAAGTATGCATTGATGGTTTCATCATAATGCAGGTGAAGTCCCAGAGGGGGGATTGTGAGATGCTTAGTTGTTGAATTTCAAGATGGATAGGCGGAGTCGGCTGTGGCAAAGGAAATCATCAGACAAGAGTTCTGGTGAGACTGAGAGTTCGGGATCGATATCTTCTcattctgaaagattttcggaTGATCAGGTAGCTGCTATTCACATTGTTCTGAAATATATTCAGTCTTTTGCCTTATGAGTGATTGGATTGTCGAATTCTATGAGATTTGGAAATTTTCATGATTCTGCCTAGTTGGTTATTAGTTTCTTACTTTACCATCATTTGCATAAATCATGTCTTCATTGATCACGCTAACAGTTTGGTTATACAACATATAGAATCTTAATATTGATGGAATCCTCTAATCTTGGTATGTTCTACTATTTCGTACATAGCAAACATATGGTTAAACCAATGTCACCCACCTCTATGTTAGATGGATCCACTGCACTACAATGTCTTTGCTGGTGGCTAAAGACATGATTTTCTGTGCTGGCCATAAAATGTCTTTGCTGAACTCTCTAGACCAAGGTCAACAGTGCTAGAGAATGATCAATTACCCAAAATAGCATATGTACCCAAAATAGCATATGTACATGAGTGCCGCCTGAATACTTGTTGGCTTGTCCTCTAAGTGCAGGAGTTTGAATGTGTGAACTTGTTGGGTCCCATAGCAGCTTGAAACATTTATACATACTAATTTAGGTACCATCATGAAGAACAAGTAACTAATTGGTAGCTGGATAGTGTTGCTCATTTATGAGattttcttcatgttttggtCTTCTGATGCCATCCAAAAAATTAGTTCCTTGTCAATTGTCATTCAGCTAtctggttgcttctaaaactCCCCACATGTATAGGCTTATCCACAAGACCCCAAACATGAAAATTCACTATAAATTGAAAGGTTGCACTTCTGTATAAGATTCGAGTTCAGGAAGATTTGGTCCATCGGTGTTCCCACTTACTAGAAGCTAAGCTGTTAGGACATATGCCAAAAATTATTTTATATCCTAACATCATTCTTTGCTCTATCAAGTGGTTTGGTTGAAGAGTCTAATTTTTCCCTACTTTGATGTCAAAGGCATTCCCAACTCATAGCATTCAGTCGCTGGAAGTCACTTCTAAAGCTCCACGCAGTGATGAAGAACTTAATGAAAGTGTTGGGACTTTGAAGGAGAAACTATCAGCTGCTCTTCTTGACAGTAACGCCAAAGATGAATTGGTAAAGCAGCATGCTAAAGTTGCAGAAGAAGCTGTCTCAggtttttctgctttccttttgttccctTGCATTTAACTTCAGTTAGAAATTAGGATACCTATTGAATCTTAATGCGCAGAATCTACGTGTCCAGTTGTTGTCTTATGTGCTCAATAATACTGTGCTTTCCTCATCAGCTTAAGATTTTGGATTCCAGTTGTGTAGTCCTTTATGCACTTCACTCTGTATAAAAGCAAGTTATGGAATAAACCCCTACATAAATCATCTAAACTGGAAAAAACATTTAGACAAATAAAGAGAAGCAaaagcgttttttttttttttacacttaTGTTTCTGCCTATGATTTGAGGAAACAGTTTGATTTTCAAAGACCAACAGTTTTATAAAAGTTGTACTTTTATTGTTACTAGAGAAGGTTTACTCATCTTATCTTTCTTCAAGTCTTTCTAGAATGGGTGCCCTGAGTTTATAGAAATGGAAAATATTGGGTGTTGCTAAGCTGTTCCGTTTAGGGGTCAATGGTATGTCATagattttcttttatattttattaagttttcttttctgaaaaTGGCCCCATTAGTTCTTTCTCTTTGCCATTTCAAATGTTAGGCTGGGAGAAGTCTGAAAATGAAGTGTTGGGCTTAAAACAGCAACTTGAGGCTACAAATCAGAAAAACTCAGCTCTTAAAGACCGAGTTGGTCATCTTGATGGAGCACTGAAAGAATGCGTGAGGCAGCTTCGACAGGCAAGAGAAGATCAAGACCGGAATACTAATGAGGTTGTTGCTAAGAAAACTCGTGAATGGGATAGTTCAAAGTCCATACTTGAGAGCCAGCTTGCTGATCTCCAAGCACAACTTCAAGCTGCTAAAACTGAAGCTGCTGCCTCTATTGGTAAGGATCTCCGGTTAAAGCTTGAGGCTACTGAAAAAGAGAACTCTGCTCTTAAGCTTAGTCTTCGCTCTCGAGTCAAGGAGCTTGAAATTGCAACTATAGAGAGGGATTTGAGCACCCAAGCTGCTGAAGCAGCGAGTAAGCAACATTTAGAGAGCATAAAAAAGGTTGTTAAGCTTGAAGCTGAGTGCCGTAGGCTAAACGCCTTGGCACGTAAAGCACTACCAGATAATGGTCACAAATCCTTTTCTACATCCTCAGTTTATGTAGAATCCTTTATAGATAGCCAATCAGATAGTGGGGAGAGGGTACTGGCAATTGAGTTGGATACAGATAAAGCGAGTGACTTGGAGCCAAGTGAATGTGATTCAAGCCAGTCAAATTCACGTACATCTGCTCGTATCACAGATCCTGATAAATTTAATAAAGAAAAAGGTGTTGGAAAAAATCTAATGGTTCCTTCAGTAGATATCAATCTCATGGATGATTTTCTTGAAATGGAAAGGTTTGCTGCAACGCCAGTTACAAAAAATAAGAACTGTTACCTTGAGGCAGGACTCGGATCAAACCAGTGTACTGCTGGAAAAAACCTTCTAGAAACTGAACTTGAAACCATGATTCAAAGGACTGCGGAACTGGAGGGGAAGTTAGAGAAGATGGTGACAGAAAAAGTGGAACTTGAGATGACTATGACTGAGTGCGAAAAGGAGATTCAGACATtaaaaagtcagctactggaGGCTGATTTGAAGTTGGAAGACCTTCAAACACAGTTGAATATTGCAAATGGATCAAGGTATGCTTCAGATGAAGAAGTAAAGGCCTGTCAAACAATGAGAGAAGTGGCTGAGTCACAACTAAGATCCGTTCAAACTGAACTTGACTGCTTGATTTTAAAAGTCGGTGCACTAGAGGAAGATGTCTCAAAGGAGCGAGCTTTATCAGCTGAAAATGAGGCCAAATGCCAGAAAGTTGAGAATGAGCTATTGATAATGAAACATGAAGCTGAGCTCCAGCGTATGGCTAGTACTAGCGGTGATTTGAAGATACAGCAGGTCAGTTTTCTTGGGCAATAAACCATATCTAATGAAAGAACAGCAAAAACCAATATTTATAGTTTGTAGTAAAATGTTGGGCATCCAAGGCAACACAATGTAGAAATGAGACTGTAAAATGAATAATAGTAATGAGCAGAAAAGATGAGTAAAAATTGATCTCTTGGGGAAAATATGATAGTTGGACGGCACAATGTAGTGCTAATAGATGAAGAATTATGCTTATTAGTTGGTATGGGCAAATACAATGTAGATCGTTAGAAGCACCCATAACCAGAGTAAGAACAATAAAAGACAACATGGAAGAATGAATATGAAAAGTCTAAAACAAATTAGATTTAATAGGAGATACTGCTATAGTAGAAAAATGTAAGATCAGAGTTTCAGTGGCCGACTCCATATTGAGTTTAGAACTTCTGaacatctttttttctttgttcaagCAGCTCTCCAGTTTTTAACTAGAAAATGTGGTATTCCGTATTAGCCAGTTCTTTTAGTGGAATTATGTAATAAATGTGAGGTCCCTAACACGTCTGGCTCCTAGACTTTAATTGGCTTGCATCTCACAACATGATCAGCTATACGCATACTTTTcatatatgttggtttttatatgTTCTTGTTTATGGCAGGAGAAAGAGCTGGCATTGGCTGCAAGTAAATTTGCAGAGTGCCAGAAAACAATTGCATCTCTTGGCCAACAGTTGAAATCACTTGCAACATTGGAGGACATCTTAATGGACTCAGATAGGCCATCAGACCTGATTGATGAAGCTTTGCATTCATGACCTGAATAATCCAAGGATAGTAAAAGTCTCGAAAGCAGCATATGACTGGTCAGATGCTTCAACAATTGGCTGTGACAGATCGGCATTCTTTTTCAGTAGCCCATCACCATTACCATCAAAGTTAAATAATTGGAGACCTTTTGGGCAGAGGTAAGAGTGGGACTGAAAAACAATTATAataagaaa is a window from the Rosa chinensis cultivar Old Blush chromosome 2, RchiOBHm-V2, whole genome shotgun sequence genome containing:
- the LOC112189300 gene encoding filament-like plant protein; amino-acid sequence: MDRRSRLWQRKSSDKSSGETESSGSISSHSERFSDDQAFPTHSIQSLEVTSKAPRSDEELNESVGTLKEKLSAALLDSNAKDELVKQHAKVAEEAVSGWEKSENEVLGLKQQLEATNQKNSALKDRVGHLDGALKECVRQLRQAREDQDRNTNEVVAKKTREWDSSKSILESQLADLQAQLQAAKTEAAASIGKDLRLKLEATEKENSALKLSLRSRVKELEIATIERDLSTQAAEAASKQHLESIKKVVKLEAECRRLNALARKALPDNGHKSFSTSSVYVESFIDSQSDSGERVLAIELDTDKASDLEPSECDSSQSNSRTSARITDPDKFNKEKGVGKNLMVPSVDINLMDDFLEMERFAATPVTKNKNCYLEAGLGSNQCTAGKNLLETELETMIQRTAELEGKLEKMVTEKVELEMTMTECEKEIQTLKSQLLEADLKLEDLQTQLNIANGSRYASDEEVKACQTMREVAESQLRSVQTELDCLILKVGALEEDVSKERALSAENEAKCQKVENELLIMKHEAELQRMASTSGDLKIQQEKELALAASKFAECQKTIASLGQQLKSLATLEDILMDSDRPSDLIDEALHS